Part of the Ignavibacterium album JCM 16511 genome, TTGCAACAGGATTGTATATCTATGAACTTAAGACAAACAAATTCTCTTCTGTCAAGAAGATGATGTTGTTGAAGTAAGATTTTAACCTGCAGTCTCACATTTCAGGAGGGACTGCAGGTAATTTTGATTAACTAATACATTAACAAATAATTACATAACAATCACGAGGTGCTCTATGCGTAAACTATTTTCAATCCTTTCATTGGTTGTTCTGTTAGTAGGTGTAGCTGCAGCACAACCTGAAATAGACATCCCAATGACTTTTGGAGATGGTGTTGCATTGAATAACCAAATCAGATTTGGATTAGGTTTGACAATGACAAATGGTATTGATTTCCCTTGGGAAAGCGATCTACCACCATTCCCACCAGCAGGTGCTTTTGAAGCTAGATTTGATTTAACCCCTTATGCCGGCTCTGCATTGAGTTCATATCAGGACTACAGACCTGCTGCTTCTTTCCCATTCAGCGGTACAGTTGAACACAGAATAATATGGCAGTTGGGCGATGGTAATACCGGTTTCTACATTGGTTATAATCTTCCACCTGAAGCGACGATACTTATCAAAGATGAACTTGGTGGAATAGTCTTCAATAGTGGTACATTAAGCGGTTCAGGTACTTATCATATTACTGCACCATTAACATCTGCAAGAATGACCGTTACATATACTAATATAGGGAATGTTCCTGCACCGGGTTTTAGTTTATCTCCGGCTTCATTAAACTTCGGACCAGTAGCTGTTGGTTCAAGTTCTGCTGCTCAAACAGTGACTGTTACCAACAGTGGAACATTACCACTTAGTATAACTAACATTACATCAGATAATGCTCAGTTTACTTTCACATCTGCAGCATTACCAATTACAGTTCCTGCAGGTGGAAATACAACTGTTGATGTAACATTTACACCAAGTTCGTTGGGTAATCAATCAGGTAATATTATTTTCACACACAATGCCCCCGGCTCACCAACTTCATTACCTGTTCAGGGTGTTGGTGCAGATGCAGGACCAACATTTGCAGTATCACCTGCATCAGTAAACTTTGGAAATGTTTCAGTTGGTAATACTGTTACTGCTAATGTAACTGTAACAAATAACGGATTAACAAATCCATTGGTAATTTCAAGTGCTGTTGCAGCACCAGGTGACTTTTCAGTTTCTCCTGCATCGGCAACAGTTCCGCCTTTGGGAAGTCAGGTATTTACAGTGTCATTTACTCCAAGTGCCGGCGGAACAATAAACGGTACATTAACATTTACTCATAATGCATCTGGTTCACCAAGTACTGTAAACCTCACCGGTAATGGTGTTGCTGTATTTGGATTAATCTTCGCACAAGATACTGTTTACAATCTTGAAGACTCATCATATACAGAAACAATGCAATTAAAGAGTCTGAGTGCAAAAGCACAGGCATTGCAGTTCAGAATACTTGTCAATAAATCAGCCGGTGATAATATATTCCTTACATTCCAGAATATTCAGAAGGGTTCTGATGTAAGTGACCCAAGTTGGGTTCTTCAGTATAATGTATTCCGTGGTCCTTTAACTTCAAACGGAGCTTCGGTAGATTCTATTTATGTATTACTTTACAATCTGAATCAGAACGGTGGACTCAATCCGGGCGATTACAATGATCTGTTCAAAGTTAAATATCGTGTAGCTGATCTGCCCGCACTCGTTGATACAGCAAGATCAACCTTCAAGATAACAAATGCAGAAGCATCAACATATCAGGGATTCCCGATTAACATCACTCCTTCGAGAAATACCCTTACAGTTCTTGCAACTAACAGAGTAAGAAGTTATGGTGATGTTAACGGCGATGGTTTCATTGACATTCTTGACCTGATTGATGTTGTTGATCATATCGTTGGACGTGACTCTCTGGATGCAGCTGAATTTGCACGAGCTGATATTGCTCCGTGGACAATTGGTGCACCGGATCCTACACCAGATGGATTTGTAAATGTTCAGGACCTCTCAGTTATACAGAACATAATTCTTACAGGATTCTATCCAAGCGGAGTTCAGGTTAATAACAAACCCGAAGTTCAAAACAACTATCTTGCTAAATCTAACGGTGATGAAGAGGCAAAACTTATTCTCTATCTGAATAAGAATGGAATTGCAATGCATCTTGATTCAAAAGTTGCAATCCGTGGTGCTCAGATTCATTTCGGACAGTTGCCTGATAATCCCGGCAATGTAAATATGGAGTCCGAACTTGGTGGCGGTTATTACTTCCATCAGGTTGATTTGCTGAGAGTACTTATGTATGATCAGGCAGGTCAGAAGTATATTGAAGAAGGAAGACACTATCTTGGAAATATTCCATTCACAATTCAGAGACCACAGGATATTTCAATTGATAAGTTAATCCTTGTAAGCTTAGATAAGAGAAAACTTACAAACATTAAAGTTGAAATAATCTATGGCGATGCACCGCTTCCTTATGATTATGAATTGTTCCAGAACTTCCCGAATCCATTCAACCCATCAACAAGTGTAATGTTCACTGTGCCGAAGAACGGATTGGTAACAATCAAAGTTTATGATATGCTCGGTCAGGAAGTTGCAACTTTGGTTAATGAAGTTGTTGACAGAGGCGTTTACACTGTTAACTGGGATGGATTGACAAATCAGGGTTCCTATGTGGCCAGCGGAAACTATATCTACAGAATGGTTGCAGGTGATTTCGTTAAATCAAGAAAGATGATGTTAATTAAATAACGAAAACTTAAATCCGCTCTCCTTGAAAAACAGGAGGGCGGATATTTATTATTAACTGAAGGGATGCTGTATGAAAAAACATTTATTCTTTTTAACTGCTTTGTTTTTGTTTAGTACATTCTCATTTGCACAATTTCAGGAACCAACTGTCAAACTGCCTCTTACTATTGATGATGGAGCAGGTGCGAGCAGAACAATGTTCTTTGGACTCGATACACTCGGAACAGATGGCATTGATATTATTTTTGGTGAAAGCGATGTACCACCGTTTCCACCTATCGGAGCATTTGAGGCAAGATTCTTTTTACCTGAAAATAACTTCTCGGGTTCACTCGGTTCCTACATAGATATCAGAAATGCTACATTCCCCTTTACAGGGCAGAAAGAATTTCGTCTTGCTTATCAACCTGGTTTCGGAACCGTTATAAATGTAACCTGGAATCTTCCTCATAATCAGGCAAACGGAGTATTACAGGATATCATTACAGGGACTTTAATTAATGTTCCTATGGCTGATTCCGGAATGTACACTGTTACTAACCCGAATGTTTTCAACAGATTGAAGATGTTAATAAACTTCGTTAACATTATTCCTGTAGAACTTTCTTCCTTTTCTGCTTCGGTTATCGGCTCTTCGGTTCAGCTTAACTGGACTACTGCAACCGAGTTGAATAACAGCGGATTTGAGGTTCAGAGAAAAACAGATAACTCTGACTGGCAAACACTTACTTTTATAAAAGGTGCCGGAACAACAACTCAACCACAAAGTTATTCTTATGTTGATAATTCTGTAAGTTCAAACACTAAATACTACTACAGACTCAGACAGAATGACTTTGATGGTAAATTCAGTTTTTCAAATGTTATTGAAATTGACATAAGTTCACCGAAGGATTATTCACTTGAACAGAATTATCCTAATCCTTTTAATCCTTCAACTAATATTTCTTTTACATTGCCAAAGTCATCCAATGTAAAATTAACCGTTTATAATCATTTGGGAGAAGAAGTAACACAAATAGTAAATCAACAGCTTGAAGCCGGAACATTTATTTATAACTGGAATGCGAACGGACAAGCATCCGGAATTTATTTCTATGAACTTCAGGCCGATGGTTTTAAGCAAACAAGGAAAATGAGTCTCCTGAAATAATATCTTAATGGAAGAGGGATGAAGAGGAAATCATAAACATAACATAAATTAATCTTTGATCACTCTTCCTTTTTGAAAATATTAATTTGTTTGGGAAGCATAATTGGTAAAACTAATGACCTCGGCTTGAGGTCATTAGTTTTATTAATCTTTCCTGAGGGTTTATGAAATATGTTAAAAAAAATTTCCATACTGATTATTTTTTATTGTTTATTCGCATTTCCTCAAACACTGTGGAATGATGTTTTAGAAAGTAATATTTCATATAACGGTGAAAGGGTTATAATTCCCGATCTGTACAGAACTTTACAATTAAATCTGGATCTTGCTAAAGAATTATTAGCTTCTGCTCCGATGGAATTTACTTCAGAGGCAATCAACAATCCTTCAGTAATTGAACTTCCCTTACCTGAAGGTACTTTTCAGAAATTTAAATTCTGGGCATCGCCTGCTATGGAACCGGAACTTCAGAAAAAATTTCCTGAGATAAGAACTTATACCGGACAAGGAATTGATGATCCATTTGCAACTTTAAAGATGGATTTAACTCCTCATGGATTTCACGCTATGATACTATCTCCTAATGGAAGAGTATTTATCGACCCTTATGCCAAAGGAGAAATCAAATATTATATTGTTTATTTTGCTAAGAACTTCACAAAAAAAGATGCATTATTTGATTGTGAAGTTTTATATCACGAAGAATATACCAAACCAATTATAAATTATTACGAGTCAATACTTACACCAACAGGACCGCAACTCAGAACATACAGACTGGCAAATGCTGCAACAGGTGAATATACTCAGTACCACGGTGGAACTGTTCCCTTTGGTTTAGCAGCTGTAACAACGAGTGTTAATCGCGTAAATGGTGTGTATGAAAAGGAAGTTGCGATAAGAATGGTTTTGGTTGCAAATAATAATTTAATTATTTACACAAACCCAAGCACTGACCCGTATTCAAATAATAATGGTGCCTTAATGCTTTCTCAGAATATAAGTAATCTTAATTCTGTTATTGGCACTTCTAATTATGATATCGGACATGTATTTAGTACCGGCGGAGGTGGAATTGCATATCTCGGATGCGTTTGTACAAGTAACAAAGCCGGTGGTGTGACAGGTTCTCCAAATCCAATCGGTGATCCATTTGATATCGATTATGTTGCTCATGA contains:
- a CDS encoding choice-of-anchor D domain-containing protein; its protein translation is MRKLFSILSLVVLLVGVAAAQPEIDIPMTFGDGVALNNQIRFGLGLTMTNGIDFPWESDLPPFPPAGAFEARFDLTPYAGSALSSYQDYRPAASFPFSGTVEHRIIWQLGDGNTGFYIGYNLPPEATILIKDELGGIVFNSGTLSGSGTYHITAPLTSARMTVTYTNIGNVPAPGFSLSPASLNFGPVAVGSSSAAQTVTVTNSGTLPLSITNITSDNAQFTFTSAALPITVPAGGNTTVDVTFTPSSLGNQSGNIIFTHNAPGSPTSLPVQGVGADAGPTFAVSPASVNFGNVSVGNTVTANVTVTNNGLTNPLVISSAVAAPGDFSVSPASATVPPLGSQVFTVSFTPSAGGTINGTLTFTHNASGSPSTVNLTGNGVAVFGLIFAQDTVYNLEDSSYTETMQLKSLSAKAQALQFRILVNKSAGDNIFLTFQNIQKGSDVSDPSWVLQYNVFRGPLTSNGASVDSIYVLLYNLNQNGGLNPGDYNDLFKVKYRVADLPALVDTARSTFKITNAEASTYQGFPINITPSRNTLTVLATNRVRSYGDVNGDGFIDILDLIDVVDHIVGRDSLDAAEFARADIAPWTIGAPDPTPDGFVNVQDLSVIQNIILTGFYPSGVQVNNKPEVQNNYLAKSNGDEEAKLILYLNKNGIAMHLDSKVAIRGAQIHFGQLPDNPGNVNMESELGGGYYFHQVDLLRVLMYDQAGQKYIEEGRHYLGNIPFTIQRPQDISIDKLILVSLDKRKLTNIKVEIIYGDAPLPYDYELFQNFPNPFNPSTSVMFTVPKNGLVTIKVYDMLGQEVATLVNEVVDRGVYTVNWDGLTNQGSYVASGNYIYRMVAGDFVKSRKMMLIK
- a CDS encoding T9SS type A sorting domain-containing protein, which gives rise to MKKHLFFLTALFLFSTFSFAQFQEPTVKLPLTIDDGAGASRTMFFGLDTLGTDGIDIIFGESDVPPFPPIGAFEARFFLPENNFSGSLGSYIDIRNATFPFTGQKEFRLAYQPGFGTVINVTWNLPHNQANGVLQDIITGTLINVPMADSGMYTVTNPNVFNRLKMLINFVNIIPVELSSFSASVIGSSVQLNWTTATELNNSGFEVQRKTDNSDWQTLTFIKGAGTTTQPQSYSYVDNSVSSNTKYYYRLRQNDFDGKFSFSNVIEIDISSPKDYSLEQNYPNPFNPSTNISFTLPKSSNVKLTVYNHLGEEVTQIVNQQLEAGTFIYNWNANGQASGIYFYELQADGFKQTRKMSLLK